Proteins encoded by one window of Bactrocera oleae isolate idBacOlea1 chromosome 4, idBacOlea1, whole genome shotgun sequence:
- the Ir41a gene encoding uncharacterized protein Ir41a: protein MLPANLLNSFYWTRMFNVIMQNYLLSTTTCIIWPDNEDFSISWQYAKPPDAAIINIRLRDLEQTFSKDVVDFTAKREELLNDYLVLNPFVEKLTLSIEISHCQNFIAFQMDIPIFIDAVINASRFSIWRSSNNKFVFVYNRDDLPDEHFEHRFFEDQTGILLIERSITDPAVFDLKTNKFVGPRAENPKQLYLLDRFNAESNTFLHDNDLFPDKLSNLQGREVILAAFDYRPDVVLKYYPGAPSRDRAFAPDDTNGDVELDGTEERILKTFCEKHNCSVDIDTSEADDWGIAYRNMTGEAALGMIARGKAEVGMSAMYTWYADYVALDMSMYIGRSGITCVVPAPKRLASLWLPIEPFQPALWAFVFVCLCVEIIALLFIDHARPIIISLSETMRASEEKQNSWARNFQYAFSTTMLLFVSQSNKGTMVNFTPLRLMLFASFLNDIVITSIYGGGLASILTVPSFGQAADSVERLYAFQLKWGADSEAWVSAIRDDESEIIKGLLRNFDIYSAEELTVLAQKEEMGFTIERLPFGHFAVQEHLTLNVLGKMKIMVEDIYFQYTVAFTARMWPLLDSFNEMVFMWHSSGLDKFWEWRIVADNLDGAVQKELMALQYSNLDDIGPVKLGMANFVGMLLLWLLGITCAFLAFLTELLLDHMKRTKKVAEHAVNERKSLKGVVWNWN, encoded by the exons ATGTTGCCAGCCAATTTATTGAACAGCTTCTATTGGACACGAATGTTCAATGTGATAA TGCAAAATTATCTCTTGTCCACTACGACTTGCATCATTTGGCCGGATAATGAGGACTTCTCCATCAGCTGGCAGTACGCCAAACCGCCAGACGCTGCAATCATAAACATACGACTGCGTGATTTGGAGCAAACATTTTCCAAAGATGTTGTAGACTTTACAGCTAAGCGTGAGGAGCTGCTTAACGATTATTTGGTCTTAAATCCATTTGTGGAAAAATTGACTTTGTCAATAGAGATATCACATTGtcag AACTTTATAGCCTTTCAAATGGATATTCCAATTTTCATTGATGCCGTTATAAATGCAAGTCGTTTTTCAATTTGGCGTtcgtcaaataataaatttgtgtttGTCTACAATAGAGACGATTTGCCGGACGAACACTTTGAACATCGCTTTTTCGAAG ATCAAACTGGCATACTTCTTATTGAAAGATCTATTACCGATCCGGCAGTTTTcgatttgaaaacaaataagtTTGTCGGCCCACGAGCTGAGAACCCAAAACAATTGTATTTACTCGATCGTTTCAATGCCGAAAGTAATACGTTTCTTCATGACAATGATCTCTTTCCGGATAAGCTTTCCAATTTACAGGGACGTGAGGTGATTTTGGCCGCTTTTGACTATAGACCTGATGTGGTTTTGAAATAT tatCCTGGCGCTCCATCTCGTGACCGAGCATTTGCACCTGATGATACAAATGGCGATGTAGAATTGGATGGCACAGAAGAgagaattttaaaaacattctgTGAAAAGCATAACTGTTCAGTAGATATTGATACGT CTGAAGCCGATGACTGGGGCATTGCTTACAGGAATATGACTGGAGAGGCGGCCTTGGGTATGATAGCTAGGGGCAAAGCAGAGGTGGGCATGAGCGCCATGTATACATG GTACGCCGATTACGTAGCGCTGGATATGTCGATGTATATTGGACGATCGGGTATAACTTGTGTGGTGCCGGCACCTAA GCGCCTAGCAAGCTTGTGGTTGCCCATTGAACCCTTTCAGCCGGCACTTTGGGCTttcgtatttgtttgtttgtgcgtGGAGATCATAGCGTTGCTTTTTATAGATCACGCGCGTCCGATAATTATATCATTGAGTGAAACGATGCGTGCTTCAGAAGAAAAGCAAAATAGTTGGGCTCGCAATTTTCAGTATGCTTTCTCGACGACGATGTTGCTGTTTGTCTCGCAATCGAATAAGGGCACCATGGTGAACTTCACACCACTGAGGCTAATGCTCTTCGCCAGCTTCTTGAATGACATCGTCATAACGAGCATTTATGGCGGTGGATTGGCAAGCATACTCACCGTACCGAG ttTTGGCCAAGCAGCCGATTCCGTAGAGCGACTCTACGCTTTCCAACTCAAATGGGGTGCGGACTCTGAGGCCTGGGTGTCGGCTATACGTGACGATGAGAGT gaaataaTAAAGGGTCTGCTGCGCAATTTCGATATTTACAGCGCCGAAGAGCTTACGGTGTTGGCGCAGAAGGAAGAGATGGGTTTTACCATCGAACGGTTGCCCTTCg GTCACTTCGCCGTGCAGGAGCACTTGACGCTCAACGTTTTGGGTAAAATGAAAATCATGGTTGAGGACATTTATTTTCAGTACACGGTCGCATTTACCGCGCGCATGTGGCCACTGCTGGACAGTTTCAATGAAATGGTATTCATGTGGCATTCGTCGGGCTTGGATAAATTTTGGGAGTGGCGCATTGTAGCCGACAATTTGGATGGTGCCGTACAGAAGGAGCTGATGGCTTTGCAGTATTCGAATTTAGATGATATTGGTCCGGTTAAGTTGGGCATGGCGAATTTTGTGGGcatgttgttgctgtggttATTGGGTATAACTTGCGCATTTTTGGCTTTTTTGACCGAACTGTTGTTGGATCATATGAAGCGTACCAAGAAAGTGGCTGAGCATGCCGTTAATGAAAGGAAGTCTTTAAAAGGTGTAGTGTGGAATTGGAACTAA